A portion of the Sphaerochaeta pleomorpha str. Grapes genome contains these proteins:
- a CDS encoding ABC transporter substrate-binding protein, protein MKRTILILALMMSVMLVPLFATGEKEAVTQEKQIRIAEQVPNLITPGVWDGQTFSLNSSIYEYLVEINPDTKELVPVLATSWSTTDGKRWEFKLRQGVTFQDGSAFDSADVKYTIERTQDETIGHLKKQDFAVVSSIETPDKFTVILNLKEARPTFIYLMTDYNMPMLSSDYDYANLGESKPMGTGPFILQQMIPKESAVLVKNANYWAPGLPKVDKLLIYFVPDIDASVSMLEAGKVDVVPFITPVIKQRLESIGGISVISPYQEHRFVAMAENMKPFDDNRVRLALKYAMDPQIIAKSVTQMDLGKGSNYNETPLLNTLSQYKEMPLRGQDIAKAKALLSEAGYPNGVTVELYFASDHPFGKELAQTIKELAAPAGFTINLKGYPRDVYLTQYWLNVPFCITGWGGRIDPSMLLAYAFKSTGPWNESHMNNAKVDELINKISAEVNDAKRNEYYHELQDIFYEEGTVLNVQVPYLVAISDKVVGYKQPLTMLPQYKYTDIK, encoded by the coding sequence ATGAAACGTACAATACTAATTCTCGCCCTTATGATGAGTGTCATGCTTGTCCCTCTGTTTGCAACTGGGGAAAAAGAAGCTGTTACGCAAGAAAAACAGATTCGCATAGCAGAGCAGGTCCCAAATCTCATTACCCCTGGAGTCTGGGATGGCCAAACTTTCTCATTGAATTCGTCAATTTATGAATATCTTGTTGAAATCAATCCCGATACCAAGGAATTGGTTCCCGTTCTGGCTACCAGTTGGTCAACAACCGATGGCAAACGCTGGGAATTCAAACTTCGCCAAGGCGTTACCTTCCAAGATGGTTCTGCTTTTGACTCTGCTGATGTCAAATATACAATCGAAAGAACCCAGGATGAGACTATCGGGCATTTGAAGAAACAGGATTTTGCCGTTGTATCCTCAATTGAGACACCGGACAAATTTACGGTCATCCTCAACTTGAAAGAAGCAAGGCCGACTTTCATCTATCTGATGACCGATTACAACATGCCAATGCTCTCAAGCGATTACGATTATGCAAATCTCGGAGAGAGCAAACCGATGGGTACCGGTCCTTTCATACTGCAGCAGATGATTCCCAAGGAATCGGCAGTTCTTGTTAAGAATGCAAATTATTGGGCCCCAGGCCTTCCGAAGGTCGACAAGCTACTTATTTACTTCGTACCCGATATCGATGCCAGCGTTTCCATGCTTGAGGCAGGAAAAGTCGATGTCGTCCCTTTCATAACACCTGTTATCAAGCAACGTCTTGAAAGCATCGGTGGAATATCGGTAATTTCGCCATATCAGGAACATCGTTTCGTTGCAATGGCTGAAAACATGAAACCCTTTGATGACAATCGTGTCCGATTGGCTCTCAAATATGCCATGGATCCCCAGATCATTGCAAAAAGCGTAACCCAGATGGACCTTGGAAAGGGTTCGAACTACAATGAGACTCCGCTGCTCAATACCCTCTCCCAATACAAGGAAATGCCTTTACGTGGTCAAGATATTGCAAAAGCAAAAGCCTTGCTGAGTGAAGCCGGGTATCCAAACGGCGTAACCGTTGAATTGTACTTCGCTTCGGATCATCCGTTCGGCAAAGAACTTGCCCAGACCATCAAAGAGCTTGCAGCACCTGCTGGATTTACCATTAACCTCAAGGGCTATCCCCGTGACGTCTATTTGACCCAGTATTGGTTGAACGTTCCCTTCTGTATTACAGGTTGGGGCGGAAGAATCGATCCATCCATGTTACTTGCCTATGCATTCAAATCGACGGGTCCTTGGAATGAATCACACATGAACAATGCCAAAGTCGATGAGCTGATCAATAAGATATCTGCAGAGGTTAACGACGCCAAAAGGAATGAATACTATCATGAGTTGCAGGACATTTTCTATGAAGAAGGTACTGTTCTGAATGTACAGGTCCCTTATTTGGTTGCCATCAGTGATAAGGTTGTTGGCTATAAGCAGCCTTTGACAATGCTGCCACAATACAAATACACCGATATAAAATGA
- a CDS encoding ABC transporter permease, with product MNRTASIFLKRLGSLLVTLVIMSLIIFLLVEIMPGDVAQMILGQSATPEAVHALREARGLNDPVMIRYFRWVTGVIRGDLGDSIYMQGVSINSILWRKVGHSLILALTAFIIFVPLSIVLGVLAGVKKEKPTDSIISFLGLATMALPEFVSGVFLITIFGVQLKWLPIVSIIPIGESLFENLNILLLPALSITFVMFGYVSRMQRSSMIQVLDSDYVRAAILKGMPRRYVIFRHALKNALLPTITIIGMNIGWLFGGLVVVETLFGFPGMGSLLMTAIKTRDVPLIEACVLLITVIYSLSTMITDMLYSYLNPRIRFAGGQK from the coding sequence ATGAATAGAACAGCATCAATATTTCTAAAAAGGCTAGGGTCACTTTTAGTGACCCTGGTAATTATGTCTCTCATTATTTTCCTCTTGGTTGAGATTATGCCCGGAGATGTCGCACAGATGATTCTCGGGCAGAGTGCTACACCCGAGGCGGTTCATGCCCTCAGGGAAGCCCGCGGGTTGAACGACCCTGTCATGATACGTTATTTCCGCTGGGTAACCGGTGTAATACGTGGTGACCTTGGCGATTCAATCTATATGCAAGGGGTTTCGATTAACTCGATCCTCTGGCGTAAAGTAGGACATTCTTTGATCCTTGCACTGACCGCCTTCATTATTTTCGTCCCATTATCCATTGTCTTGGGAGTTTTGGCCGGGGTAAAAAAAGAAAAACCCACCGACTCAATCATTTCTTTCCTTGGCTTGGCTACCATGGCCTTGCCAGAATTTGTTTCAGGTGTATTTCTCATTACCATTTTCGGAGTGCAACTGAAATGGCTTCCCATAGTCAGTATTATCCCCATCGGGGAATCACTGTTCGAAAACCTTAACATACTGCTTCTCCCTGCCCTTTCCATTACCTTTGTAATGTTCGGATATGTATCGAGGATGCAACGCTCCTCCATGATCCAGGTATTGGATTCAGACTACGTCCGTGCAGCGATTTTAAAAGGAATGCCCAGAAGATATGTCATTTTTCGGCATGCATTAAAGAATGCCCTGCTACCTACCATCACCATCATCGGGATGAACATCGGCTGGCTATTCGGAGGCCTTGTCGTGGTTGAAACGCTCTTTGGGTTCCCCGGCATGGGTTCACTGCTCATGACCGCCATCAAGACACGCGATGTCCCGCTTATAGAAGCCTGCGTTTTGCTGATAACTGTTATTTATTCACTCTCAACCATGATTACAGATATGCTTTACAGTTATCTGAATCCTAGAATCAGGTTTGCCGGAGGTCAAAAATGA
- a CDS encoding ABC transporter permease: MKYLWYQMKKHPLSFFGIAIIVIWVILALFGPSMLSFSFTEMDSTNQMIAPGHAGHLFGTDSLGRDILSRIVYGSRSILTVALMTSIISTCIGVILGFMAGYFGGNIDFIFLRVMDVLMAIPPLVLAMVVLGILGDSSIVSLTLIVSIAFVPATARVSRGVLLTEKSHEYVSAARIRGESNLYIMFVEILPNTTGPIIVEATARFAYSIMMVASLGFLGVGLQPPTPDWGMMVIENKAIISQAPWAVLFPALAIASLVIAISIFSDFVSKVLIHER; the protein is encoded by the coding sequence ATGAAATACCTTTGGTATCAAATGAAAAAACATCCCCTTTCGTTTTTCGGAATAGCAATCATAGTGATATGGGTAATCCTGGCACTATTCGGACCTTCTATGCTTTCGTTCAGTTTTACCGAAATGGATTCAACCAACCAAATGATAGCCCCGGGACATGCAGGACATCTTTTTGGAACCGATAGTCTTGGACGGGATATCCTATCCCGTATCGTCTACGGTAGCCGGTCGATCCTTACGGTCGCCTTGATGACTTCGATTATTTCCACATGCATTGGTGTTATCCTTGGTTTCATGGCAGGGTATTTCGGAGGAAATATTGATTTCATATTCCTCAGGGTTATGGATGTGCTCATGGCTATCCCCCCTTTGGTTTTGGCCATGGTTGTTCTGGGGATACTGGGGGATTCATCAATAGTTTCCCTTACCCTAATCGTATCCATTGCTTTTGTGCCTGCAACGGCAAGGGTTTCCAGAGGTGTGCTCCTTACCGAGAAAAGCCATGAATATGTTTCTGCTGCGAGGATTCGGGGAGAAAGCAATCTCTATATTATGTTTGTCGAGATTCTTCCCAATACCACTGGACCAATCATCGTTGAGGCTACTGCCCGTTTCGCTTATTCAATCATGATGGTAGCATCCCTTGGATTCCTTGGGGTTGGGCTGCAACCACCTACACCTGACTGGGGTATGATGGTCATTGAAAACAAAGCCATCATCTCACAGGCACCCTGGGCCGTATTGTTCCCTGCCCTAGCCATTGCCTCCCTGGTTATCGCAATTTCGATTTTCTCTGACTTTGTCAGCAAGGTACTCATACATGAACGATAA
- a CDS encoding dipeptide ABC transporter ATP-binding protein, with protein MNDNILDIEHLNVSFKTFEGEFAAVRDVSLSLALDESIGIIGESGCGKSTLAYSIMRYVASNAVVEGAIKFKGENLLEKSEQEMSSFRGNRIAMVYQNPSSSLNPALTIGFQLDEVGIFHQKLSKEKARKASLEALKMMNIGDPKGIVRRYPHQISGGIQQRICIAMAILCRPDLMILDEPTTALDVTTEAIILDSINKLREKLHMSLIYISHDMGVINKVSDQVVVMYNGEIVEQGPKEKIFEHPFHPYSRALINCMPRGGIVKENTRLNTIPGYVKRRGIIESGCPYADRCDQHTPTCESMLMFRQVDNLHYASCDRAYAKDGEELVIKKRTPRKRIPKHIEETEDNEPLLEILNLNKVYGSLRKVYAVNDISVSVKSGTVLGIVGESGCGKSTTGHMVSGLFKPTKGKILFEGKDISIAWNKRSAETLKDIQLIFQNPGRSLNPSHTVEQIIARPMKRLSKINSAAERRKLIVSLLNKVDLGEEYLLKKPNQLSGGEQQRVAIARALSISPKLIVCDEPTSALDVSVQASVLNLLNDLQIDTQITYLFISHDLNVINYLSDTIMVMYAGKICEFGTRDEVMAPPYHPYTEALLSAIPEVDPTKKKDPIRLEGSLPNPGKKQKGCPFASRCPRKVGAICSNVYPPMVKLSDSHYYYCHIKPGPKQD; from the coding sequence ATGAACGATAATATACTGGATATTGAACATTTGAATGTTTCTTTCAAAACCTTTGAAGGCGAGTTTGCAGCCGTACGGGATGTCTCCCTTTCCCTCGCTCTTGATGAATCCATCGGAATCATCGGAGAAAGCGGATGCGGGAAAAGCACCCTTGCCTACTCGATCATGCGATATGTTGCCAGCAACGCGGTCGTTGAAGGTGCAATCAAATTCAAAGGTGAAAACCTTCTGGAGAAATCGGAACAGGAAATGAGCTCATTCCGCGGTAACCGTATCGCAATGGTCTATCAAAATCCGTCATCATCGCTTAACCCTGCCCTCACCATCGGGTTCCAACTCGATGAAGTCGGTATATTCCATCAGAAACTTTCCAAGGAAAAAGCAAGGAAAGCATCCCTTGAAGCCTTGAAAATGATGAATATTGGCGACCCGAAAGGCATCGTACGCCGATATCCCCATCAGATCAGTGGAGGTATCCAGCAACGTATCTGTATTGCCATGGCTATCCTATGCCGTCCCGACCTCATGATACTTGATGAACCTACCACTGCCTTGGATGTTACCACTGAGGCAATCATCCTTGACTCGATCAATAAGCTCAGGGAAAAACTCCATATGTCCCTCATTTACATTTCCCATGATATGGGTGTCATCAACAAGGTCTCCGACCAAGTCGTAGTGATGTACAATGGAGAAATCGTTGAACAGGGACCAAAAGAAAAGATCTTTGAACACCCCTTCCATCCCTACTCCCGGGCATTGATCAACTGCATGCCCCGCGGAGGTATAGTCAAAGAGAATACACGGCTCAATACTATCCCCGGGTATGTAAAACGACGCGGTATCATCGAAAGCGGTTGTCCCTATGCAGACCGATGCGACCAGCATACCCCTACCTGTGAGAGTATGCTCATGTTCAGACAAGTTGATAATCTTCATTATGCATCCTGTGACCGGGCTTATGCTAAAGATGGCGAAGAGCTGGTTATCAAAAAAAGAACACCAAGGAAAAGAATTCCCAAACATATAGAAGAGACAGAGGACAACGAACCGTTGCTTGAAATCCTTAATTTGAACAAAGTATATGGGTCCCTTCGCAAGGTGTATGCTGTCAATGACATCTCCGTCTCAGTAAAAAGCGGAACAGTATTGGGAATAGTAGGGGAATCAGGATGCGGGAAATCGACTACGGGCCATATGGTTTCGGGGTTATTCAAACCGACTAAGGGTAAGATTTTGTTTGAAGGTAAAGATATTTCGATTGCCTGGAACAAACGTTCTGCTGAAACACTGAAAGATATCCAGTTGATTTTCCAAAACCCCGGAAGAAGCCTAAACCCTTCCCATACGGTGGAACAAATTATTGCCAGGCCGATGAAACGCCTTTCCAAAATCAACTCAGCTGCCGAACGACGCAAGCTTATCGTCTCACTGCTTAATAAAGTCGACCTTGGCGAAGAATACCTACTCAAAAAACCAAACCAGCTAAGTGGAGGCGAACAACAGCGCGTAGCTATCGCCAGGGCTCTTTCCATATCCCCAAAATTGATTGTCTGTGACGAACCTACCAGTGCGCTGGATGTTTCCGTACAGGCTTCAGTGTTGAACTTGCTCAATGACCTGCAGATCGATACTCAGATTACCTATCTTTTCATCTCCCATGATTTGAATGTAATCAATTATCTCAGTGATACCATCATGGTCATGTACGCAGGCAAGATTTGTGAATTCGGGACCCGTGACGAAGTCATGGCACCCCCCTACCACCCCTATACAGAAGCCTTGCTTTCTGCGATTCCAGAGGTGGACCCGACCAAGAAAAAAGACCCCATCAGGCTTGAAGGCTCCTTGCCGAATCCTGGCAAGAAACAGAAAGGTTGCCCGTTTGCAAGCAGATGTCCTCGTAAGGTTGGGGCAATCTGTTCCAATGTGTATCCGCCGATGGTTAAACTTAGTGACTCACATTATTATTATTGCCACATCAAACCGGGACCGAAGCAGGATTAA
- a CDS encoding TIGR03960 family B12-binding radical SAM protein, translating to MNVLEQIKDDLLLIQNPSRYTGGEFHYGQKDMDNIDFYTAMCFPDLYEIGMSNNAVRILYDILNTMPTVHCDRVFSVGHDFEKLLREKNLPLYTLDLGKPLHELDLLNISIGYELCATNILQILELGGMSLHTEDRKESDPIVICGGPASTNPLPFSKFIDFMFIGEAENGLVELVEALREGKAKGNTRTQQIEALKKFNFLWYPGKKLASRTFDHDFASLEDHTYKYYVVPNFKVAQDNGVVEIMRGCPNSCRFCHAGQYYKPYRQKQYETIKSQIDQNVFGFGFREVTLSSLSSGDHPYIKELIETLNAEYSTDHISFSLPSLKVSSFSLDILEQLSEVRKSGLTFAIETPLLQWQRAINKEVPVERVVAIADEAKRRGWKLAKFYFMVGLPFVDRELENQAIVDYLAKVYDATHINMNINIGTFIPKPHTPFQWAAQLRPEESYSQLSTLKRAIQERIRGCKVSYHEPNVSYIEGLISRGDERFGSVLESAYRKGCRLDAWDEFLKPDLWFEAIAEAPYDPGEAIFQPKQMDEELPWDSVSMRVSKEFLKSECKNAMASILLDRCQNDCEHLCGVCSKVTEVVDTTDADPVLEEVRQKRLVLAPKVSPLRNPMQVILTYRRLGRSLYISHINAMRNFEMAFQRSTLHLQFTQGYNPKPKLEFVNPLSLGIEGDNEVMLADLDLDPGVTEKMVKDMLQKALPEGYELKKVLFADLGKKITLAKYIKGSIYSINTRGNIAYDALLRQWEPKSTNEISVRQSGEYLYEVKVLGEKNMVKSIFGPEADKFDIASKITIKRITICAGSWDDDYIGFFTKQMERFRETAAALSLA from the coding sequence ATGAACGTATTAGAACAAATTAAGGATGATCTCCTTTTAATCCAAAATCCATCAAGATATACCGGCGGCGAATTCCATTATGGGCAGAAAGACATGGACAATATTGATTTTTATACTGCTATGTGTTTTCCGGATCTGTATGAAATAGGAATGAGCAACAATGCCGTCAGGATTCTCTACGATATTCTCAATACTATGCCCACGGTACACTGTGACCGGGTTTTTTCTGTAGGGCATGACTTTGAGAAACTTCTTCGTGAGAAAAACCTTCCCCTGTATACACTGGACCTGGGAAAACCTCTCCATGAACTAGACCTATTAAATATTTCCATTGGGTATGAGTTATGCGCAACCAATATTCTCCAAATACTTGAACTCGGAGGGATGTCCCTCCATACGGAAGACAGAAAGGAAAGTGACCCTATTGTTATCTGTGGTGGACCAGCGTCAACCAATCCTCTGCCGTTCTCGAAATTCATAGATTTCATGTTCATTGGTGAAGCAGAAAACGGACTGGTGGAACTTGTTGAGGCTCTCCGTGAAGGGAAGGCCAAAGGCAATACAAGGACACAGCAGATTGAGGCTTTGAAAAAATTCAACTTCCTGTGGTATCCTGGAAAAAAACTCGCCTCCAGAACTTTTGACCATGATTTTGCTTCCCTTGAAGACCATACGTACAAGTATTATGTCGTACCGAATTTCAAGGTAGCCCAGGATAATGGGGTGGTCGAAATAATGCGCGGATGTCCCAACAGTTGCAGGTTCTGCCATGCCGGCCAATATTACAAACCCTACAGGCAAAAACAGTATGAGACTATCAAGTCCCAGATAGACCAGAATGTGTTTGGGTTTGGATTCAGGGAAGTGACCCTTTCTTCATTGTCGAGCGGGGACCATCCGTATATCAAGGAACTTATCGAGACCTTGAATGCTGAGTATTCGACAGATCATATCTCTTTCTCTCTTCCTAGCCTCAAGGTAAGCTCTTTTTCCCTCGATATCCTGGAACAGCTTTCCGAGGTTCGCAAAAGCGGTCTGACCTTTGCCATAGAAACACCTTTGTTGCAATGGCAGAGGGCTATCAACAAGGAAGTACCTGTAGAAAGGGTAGTGGCCATTGCCGATGAGGCAAAAAGGCGTGGGTGGAAACTTGCTAAATTCTATTTCATGGTCGGCTTGCCGTTTGTTGACCGTGAATTGGAAAACCAGGCAATCGTAGACTATCTTGCCAAAGTGTATGATGCTACCCATATCAATATGAACATTAATATCGGGACCTTTATCCCAAAACCGCATACTCCGTTCCAGTGGGCTGCCCAGTTGCGCCCTGAGGAATCCTATTCCCAGCTTTCTACACTTAAGAGGGCAATACAGGAAAGAATCCGTGGTTGTAAGGTAAGTTACCATGAACCGAATGTCAGCTACATTGAGGGGCTTATCAGCAGGGGGGACGAACGTTTTGGTTCAGTGCTCGAAAGTGCCTATAGAAAAGGTTGCCGCCTTGATGCCTGGGATGAGTTTTTAAAACCGGACCTCTGGTTCGAAGCAATCGCTGAGGCTCCTTATGACCCCGGCGAGGCAATCTTCCAGCCGAAACAAATGGATGAGGAACTTCCCTGGGACTCAGTTTCCATGCGGGTAAGCAAGGAATTTTTAAAAAGCGAATGCAAGAATGCAATGGCCTCCATATTGCTTGACCGTTGCCAGAATGACTGTGAACATCTATGCGGAGTCTGTTCCAAGGTGACAGAAGTTGTCGACACTACTGATGCCGATCCTGTTTTGGAAGAGGTGAGGCAGAAAAGGTTGGTTCTGGCACCCAAGGTTTCCCCTTTGCGTAATCCTATGCAGGTGATACTTACCTACAGGAGGCTTGGAAGGTCTCTGTATATCAGCCACATCAATGCGATGCGCAATTTCGAAATGGCTTTCCAGCGGAGCACATTGCATCTTCAGTTTACCCAAGGGTATAACCCGAAACCAAAACTGGAGTTTGTAAATCCGTTGTCCTTGGGGATTGAAGGCGATAACGAGGTTATGTTGGCAGATCTTGACCTGGACCCAGGGGTTACGGAGAAAATGGTCAAGGATATGCTGCAGAAGGCGCTGCCTGAAGGCTATGAGCTGAAGAAGGTGCTGTTTGCTGACCTAGGGAAAAAGATAACCCTGGCAAAATATATCAAAGGAAGTATTTATAGCATCAATACGCGGGGTAATATCGCCTACGATGCGCTTCTCAGACAGTGGGAACCGAAATCGACAAATGAGATTTCAGTCCGTCAGAGTGGGGAATATCTCTATGAGGTCAAGGTACTGGGCGAAAAGAATATGGTGAAGAGTATTTTCGGACCCGAGGCCGATAAATTTGATATTGCATCGAAGATAACTATCAAAAGAATTACCATCTGTGCCGGTAGCTGGGATGACGATTATATCGGGTTCTTTACTAAGCAGATGGAACGATTCAGGGAAACTGCCGCTGCTTTGTCGCTTGCCTGA
- a CDS encoding zinc ribbon domain-containing protein: MEEAEVFAKLNQLQEKLTERFSLEEEIVKLPRDLRVKQELLDKINKEYIEENDKSEVAKDELKSLRIQYDDAVHARENSEKQMELINTQREFEALEKEIKDAASKEQSLLKQVHAKEKQVNEFSEHLTEKEQLMLLQTNEVNAESSKIGNLLTTKKALLNKVIAACEGYIGNDISEELFIKFCNIVKNKKGKGIVPIHGLICQGCHIVLPIQFVNDVRSQTQIDFCPYCSRILYYEDVEGAEEQFKKHVEDADIEDSGLANFVDSSEFDDLL; this comes from the coding sequence ATGGAAGAAGCAGAAGTATTCGCAAAACTCAACCAATTGCAGGAAAAACTTACCGAGCGTTTTTCCCTTGAGGAAGAGATTGTCAAGTTGCCGAGGGATTTGAGAGTCAAGCAGGAGTTGCTTGATAAAATCAACAAGGAATACATTGAGGAAAACGATAAAAGCGAAGTTGCCAAGGATGAATTGAAGAGCCTCCGCATCCAATATGATGATGCGGTCCATGCAAGGGAAAATTCCGAGAAACAAATGGAATTGATCAATACCCAGCGTGAGTTCGAAGCATTGGAGAAAGAAATCAAAGATGCAGCATCCAAGGAACAGAGCCTTCTCAAACAGGTCCATGCCAAGGAAAAGCAAGTTAATGAATTCAGTGAGCACCTCACCGAGAAAGAGCAGCTTATGTTGCTCCAGACCAATGAAGTGAATGCAGAGTCAAGTAAGATCGGAAACTTGCTTACTACCAAGAAAGCCCTTCTTAACAAGGTTATTGCTGCTTGCGAAGGATATATCGGTAATGATATTTCCGAGGAACTTTTCATTAAGTTCTGCAATATTGTGAAAAACAAGAAAGGTAAGGGTATTGTCCCTATCCATGGATTGATTTGTCAGGGATGCCATATCGTATTGCCGATTCAGTTCGTCAACGATGTTCGCTCTCAGACTCAGATTGATTTCTGTCCGTACTGCAGCCGTATCCTGTATTATGAGGATGTCGAGGGTGCTGAGGAACAGTTCAAGAAACATGTTGAAGATGCTGATATCGAAGATTCTGGCTTGGCCAATTTTGTCGATAGCAGTGAATTTGACGATTTGCTCTAG